The genomic window ACTGATCGTGGCTATCTGCGCGTTTGGCTTGCTGCGCACCATTATCGATGCCTGGTATGCTGGTGTGGACGGGACCTCAAGTACGCGCCTGATTACCCGCAATGCGATTTCGCTGACGTTTCCGCTGCCGCTCAATTACGCTGAGCGCTTAAAAACCGTTGAGGGGGTCACTGGTATCAGCTGGTCCAACTGGTTTGGTGGCATCTACATTACCGAACGCAATTTCTTTCCGCAGTTTGCGGTCGAACCGGCCAGTTATCTGGCGCTGTATCCTGAATACGTGCTCAATGAGGACGAAAAAAAAGCCTTCATACTAGACCGTCAGGGCGCGATCGTCGGGCGCAAACTGGCCAATCAATATGGCTGGAAAATTGGTGATCAAATCCCGCTGCGCGGTACGATTTTCCCCGGCACCTGGGCCTTTACCTTGCGCGGCATCTGGGATGGGGTAGACGCTAAAACCGACGAATCGCAGTTTCTGTTTCATTGGCAGTTTTTGGCTGAATCGGTACGCAAGCGCAGCGCTAAGGGGGCCGATTATGTTGGCGTCTATGTGGTGCGCATTAATGAGCCGAATAACGCGCCACTAATCTCAGAGCGTATCGATGCACAATTTAAAAATTCACTGGCAGAGACCTTGACCGAAACCGAGAAAGCCTTTCAGTTAGGTTTTGTCTCCATGAGCGAAGCCATTCTGGTGGCGATTAACGCCGTTAGTTTTGTGATCGTCATCATCATCATGGCAGTCATGGCCAATACCATGACGATGACGGCGCGTGAGCGCCTAGCGGAATACGCAACGCTCAAGGCGCTGGGGTTTTCACCTGGCTTTGTGGTGAAACTCTTGTTTGGCGAGAGTCTGGTGATCGCCCTGATGGGCGGCGGACTAGGCATGCTAGTGACTTTGCCTATCGCTGCCGCTTTTGCCAAAGCCGTTGGTACTTTGTTCCCTAGTTTTGTGGTTTCCGAAACGACCATGGCACTGCAATTACTTGCCAGTGCGATAGTCGGCGTGGTGGCTGCCGCCTGGCCGGCCTGGAAAATGAGCCGCATCGATATCGTCAACGGCTTACGGCACGTTGCCTGAGGTAGTGCGTATGAGCACGATACGAAAGCGATATGAAAGTGACATGAAAGCGACATGAAACAAATTCCTCTCTCTTACATCGCCCGCAATCTTTGGGTACGCCGCGTGACCACGCTATTGACCGCTGGCGGCATGGCGCTGGTGGTGTTTGTGTTTGCCACGGTGCTGATGATGAGCGAGGGCATACGTGCCACCTTAGTGGCAACCGGCCAGGTCGATAATGTACTGGTGTTGCGCAAAGGGGCCGGTGCAGAGATCAATAGCGGCATAGACCGGGGCCAGGCCGCCATCATCGAAAGCTTGCCGGGCATCGCGACCAACGGCAATGGTCTGCGCCTGCTCAGCAAAGAACCGGTGGTGCTAAATAATCTGCCCAAACGCAGCAATGGCAAACCTAGCAATGTGACGGTGCGCGGTACCTCGGCGCTGGCACTAGAATTGCGTCCACAAGTGCAGTTAAAGCATGGCCGTATGTTTCGGCCAGGCAGCTCGGAGATCATTGCCGGCCAGGCGATTGCCAGCGGTTTTCGTGGCGCGGGTTTGGGCGAGACGCTGCACTTCGCTCAACGCGATTGGCTGGTGGTCGGCATTTTTGACTCAGGCAAGACTGGCTTCGACAGCGAAATCTGGGGCGATTCGGAGCAGATGATGGCAGCGTTCAGACGCAACGCTTACTCCACCATTGTGTTCCGTCTGGCAGATCAGTCTGCTTTTGATCGCCTCAAAAGCGCGATCGAAGCCGACCAGCGTTTGCAGATAGAAGCTAAGCCAGAGATACAGTTTTATGCCGAGCAAAGCGAAGCTTTGGCGACCTTCATCCGCATCCTCGGGCTGAGTCTGT from Undibacterium parvum includes these protein-coding regions:
- a CDS encoding ABC transporter permease; amino-acid sequence: MFIFRLLLKNAFRHKLRTLLTMLGLIVAICAFGLLRTIIDAWYAGVDGTSSTRLITRNAISLTFPLPLNYAERLKTVEGVTGISWSNWFGGIYITERNFFPQFAVEPASYLALYPEYVLNEDEKKAFILDRQGAIVGRKLANQYGWKIGDQIPLRGTIFPGTWAFTLRGIWDGVDAKTDESQFLFHWQFLAESVRKRSAKGADYVGVYVVRINEPNNAPLISERIDAQFKNSLAETLTETEKAFQLGFVSMSEAILVAINAVSFVIVIIIMAVMANTMTMTARERLAEYATLKALGFSPGFVVKLLFGESLVIALMGGGLGMLVTLPIAAAFAKAVGTLFPSFVVSETTMALQLLASAIVGVVAAAWPAWKMSRIDIVNGLRHVA
- a CDS encoding ABC transporter permease — translated: MKQIPLSYIARNLWVRRVTTLLTAGGMALVVFVFATVLMMSEGIRATLVATGQVDNVLVLRKGAGAEINSGIDRGQAAIIESLPGIATNGNGLRLLSKEPVVLNNLPKRSNGKPSNVTVRGTSALALELRPQVQLKHGRMFRPGSSEIIAGQAIASGFRGAGLGETLHFAQRDWLVVGIFDSGKTGFDSEIWGDSEQMMAAFRRNAYSTIVFRLADQSAFDRLKSAIEADQRLQIEAKPEIQFYAEQSEALATFIRILGLSLSVIFSIGAVVGAMITMFASVAQRVGEIGTLRALGFRRTAVLLAFLLESLLLSLVGGVIGLFAASWMQTVDISTTNFQTFSELAFQFKLTPEIALKTLLFSLFMGFVGGFIPSWQAARMKIVDCLRAS